A genome region from Schaalia sp. 19OD2882 includes the following:
- the pgm gene encoding phosphoglucomutase (alpha-D-glucose-1,6-bisphosphate-dependent): MHERAGTLALPEDLIDVDEVTASYYDIEPDPTNPDQRVVFGTSGHRGSSLDGAFNEAHIVATTAAIVEYRAAQGIDGPLFIGRDTHALSEPAWRSALEVLAAAGVTVKVDSRGSYTPTPAVSVAILCANGAPEALRTTGAGLADGIVVTPSHNPPRDGGFKYNPPNGGPADSDATGWIAARANEILESGWRSVPRVIGSDLFEHPCIQAFDYLDHYVSQLDQVIDIDAIRDAGVRIGADPLGGASVDYWAAISERYGLDLTVVNPNVDPAWPFMTLDWDGKIRMDCSSPNAMASLRHTMTPGPDGSTPYDIATGNDADSDRHGIVTADGLMNPNHYLAVAIEYLFTHRPGWPATAAVGKTLVSSSLIDRVVAAMGRSLIEVPVGFKHFVPGLLDGSVGFGGEESAGASFLRKDGTVWSTDKDGIILALLASEILAVTGKTPSQLHVEQVERFGASVYARVDAPANREQKAKLAALDPSDVTATELAGDPITAKLVRAPGNDAPIGGLKVTTDAAWFAARPSGTEDVYKIYAESFKGAEHLAEVQQAARELVSAALG; the protein is encoded by the coding sequence ATGCATGAAAGAGCTGGAACCCTTGCCCTGCCGGAGGACCTCATCGACGTGGACGAGGTCACGGCGTCCTACTACGACATCGAACCTGATCCGACCAACCCCGACCAGAGGGTCGTCTTCGGCACCTCCGGACACCGGGGATCCTCACTCGACGGGGCCTTCAACGAGGCCCACATCGTCGCCACCACTGCGGCCATCGTCGAGTACCGTGCTGCCCAAGGCATCGACGGTCCACTGTTCATCGGCCGCGACACCCATGCCCTGTCCGAACCCGCATGGCGCTCCGCCCTGGAGGTTCTGGCCGCCGCAGGTGTGACCGTCAAGGTCGACTCGCGCGGCTCGTACACGCCCACACCCGCCGTGTCGGTGGCGATCCTGTGTGCCAATGGCGCACCCGAGGCGCTGCGCACCACCGGTGCCGGACTGGCCGACGGCATTGTGGTCACCCCCTCGCACAACCCGCCTCGTGACGGCGGCTTCAAGTACAACCCGCCCAATGGCGGCCCTGCCGACAGCGACGCGACCGGCTGGATCGCCGCCCGCGCCAATGAGATCCTCGAGTCCGGCTGGCGCAGTGTCCCGCGCGTCATCGGCTCGGACCTTTTCGAGCACCCGTGCATCCAGGCCTTCGACTACCTGGACCACTACGTTTCGCAGCTGGACCAGGTCATCGACATCGACGCCATCCGCGACGCGGGGGTGCGTATTGGCGCCGACCCGCTGGGCGGAGCCTCCGTCGACTACTGGGCGGCCATCAGCGAGCGCTACGGGCTGGACCTGACCGTCGTCAACCCCAATGTCGACCCGGCTTGGCCCTTCATGACCCTGGACTGGGACGGCAAGATCCGCATGGACTGCTCCTCGCCCAACGCGATGGCCTCGCTGCGCCACACGATGACTCCCGGGCCTGACGGGTCGACCCCGTACGACATCGCCACCGGCAATGACGCCGACTCCGACCGCCACGGCATCGTCACCGCCGATGGCCTCATGAACCCGAACCACTACTTGGCGGTGGCCATCGAGTATCTCTTCACCCACCGTCCTGGCTGGCCCGCCACTGCGGCGGTCGGCAAGACGCTGGTGTCGTCCTCGCTGATCGACCGTGTGGTCGCGGCGATGGGGCGTTCTTTGATCGAGGTCCCGGTGGGCTTCAAGCACTTCGTGCCGGGCCTGCTGGACGGCTCGGTCGGCTTCGGCGGAGAAGAGTCTGCGGGGGCCTCGTTCCTGCGCAAGGACGGCACCGTGTGGTCCACCGACAAGGACGGGATCATCTTGGCGTTGCTCGCCTCGGAGATCCTGGCAGTGACCGGCAAGACCCCCTCGCAGTTGCATGTGGAGCAGGTGGAGCGATTCGGAGCCTCGGTCTACGCGCGCGTGGACGCTCCGGCGAATCGTGAGCAGAAGGCGAAGCTTGCGGCGCTGGATCCTTCGGATGTGACCGCGACAGAGCTGGCGGGCGATCCGATCACCGCGAAGCTGGTGCGTGCACCCGGCAATGATGCGCCGATCGGCGGCTTGAAGGTGACCACCGACGCCGCATGGTTCGCTGCGCGCCCGTCGGGCACTGAGGACGTCTACAAGATCTACGCCGAGTCCTTCAAGGGCGCCGAGCACCTGGCCGAGGTCCAGCAGGCGGCCCGGGAACTGGTGTCGGCAGCTCTGGGCTGA
- a CDS encoding MFS transporter, with protein sequence MLKTYGQILRLPGAWRFSLAGFFWRMPMSMVGISMILLVKAEYGNYATAGLVAAAGVIASAAVAPMLSRQVDRHGQLRVMGPATLVSAASAASFVWAASMHSPEWVLVLLAVVNGATWGSPGAMVRSRWAAMVTHPRDLATAYAFESAIDEFIFIIGPVVSTVLGAAVHPGLGLLLSTGFLIFGGMGFLLQRSTEPEPRPAPTGGGPRTSVLRDPAVIVLALTYIGAGALFGANDVSVVAFTEERGIPAMSGVLLAVFSFGSLLAGLVYGARAWRQPLWKLFAIGILALGAGVSVFLVAPNVWALGVAMLIVGSTCAPTTTNVNMIVARVVPDGRLTEGLTWMTASMNIGVSLGAALAGPVIDHGGSFGGYAVTVAFAWMMVAIALVGIGWVRTSVERAETRTIAELHEGVVPAT encoded by the coding sequence GTGCTCAAGACCTACGGTCAGATCCTCAGGCTGCCCGGCGCATGGCGTTTCAGCCTGGCCGGGTTCTTCTGGCGCATGCCGATGTCCATGGTCGGCATCTCGATGATCCTGCTGGTCAAGGCCGAGTACGGAAACTACGCCACGGCGGGCTTGGTCGCCGCTGCGGGAGTCATCGCATCGGCGGCTGTGGCACCCATGCTCTCCCGCCAGGTCGACCGTCATGGACAACTGCGAGTCATGGGGCCCGCAACCTTGGTCTCGGCGGCGTCGGCGGCGTCCTTCGTGTGGGCCGCGTCAATGCACTCACCCGAATGGGTGCTGGTGCTGCTGGCAGTCGTCAATGGGGCGACGTGGGGTTCTCCCGGCGCGATGGTCCGCAGCAGATGGGCGGCCATGGTCACCCACCCGCGTGACCTGGCCACCGCCTACGCCTTCGAGTCCGCCATTGACGAGTTCATCTTCATCATCGGCCCGGTGGTTTCGACCGTGCTCGGCGCTGCGGTCCACCCGGGGCTCGGATTGTTGTTGTCGACCGGATTCCTGATCTTCGGCGGCATGGGGTTCCTGCTGCAGCGCTCCACCGAGCCCGAGCCGCGCCCCGCGCCGACCGGTGGCGGCCCGCGCACGTCGGTGCTGCGTGACCCTGCGGTGATCGTTCTGGCGCTGACATACATCGGGGCGGGTGCCCTCTTCGGCGCCAATGACGTGTCCGTGGTCGCCTTCACGGAGGAACGCGGGATCCCCGCGATGTCGGGCGTCCTGTTGGCGGTGTTCAGCTTCGGGTCGCTGCTGGCGGGTCTGGTCTACGGGGCGCGCGCGTGGCGCCAGCCCCTGTGGAAGCTCTTCGCCATCGGGATCCTTGCGCTTGGCGCGGGAGTGTCGGTGTTCCTGGTCGCCCCGAATGTGTGGGCCCTGGGGGTGGCGATGCTCATAGTGGGCTCGACCTGCGCGCCCACCACGACCAACGTGAACATGATCGTGGCCAGGGTGGTGCCGGACGGGCGTCTGACCGAGGGGCTCACGTGGATGACCGCGTCGATGAACATCGGGGTGTCCCTTGGTGCGGCTCTGGCCGGACCGGTCATCGACCATGGCGGGTCCTTCGGCGGGTACGCGGTGACGGTTGCCTTCGCGTGGATGATGGTGGCGATTGCGCTGGTGGGGATCGGCTGGGTGCGTACCAGCGTCGAACGCGCGGAGACGAGGACGATCGCGGAGCTTCACGAGGGCGTAGTCCCGGCCACCTGA
- a CDS encoding alpha-L-rhamnosidase: MHHPFKRRVSLLTAAGTLSLVMSSLLAGPALATGSDLTVVDPKVNHVASPLLVDGSPVFSWQLTSGARGATQSAYRIQVADSTGALVWDSGKVSSSQSVDVAYGGPDLAATASYSWNVSVWDAQGAQSAPASGAFRTGLRSTDGTTNWQNAQWITGSAIQMPRGEDRFEALTFDLQATFQIISEGAAITFGGDDDEFTAAAVRKVDGAWHLQLLDGSSRGIAVFTRERNVPRGETWPDEKKFAPVDIALDPTFDPKVPHTLKVSEAGPDDSVFPGSSKWTIALDGKGLTTFELAANRTLLRAGRLGLGLEGLSASYTDLSLAMPNSPSPLKLEETSAFLAAGPHGSIFHEVEGAEIADGKITVRDRHVEEPDTTPSDGMFRKTFHTPSKVTNATLYASALGVVEFELNGAKVGDTFLAPGTTDFKTTGLYNAYDVTDMVTPGDNTLGAILGDGWYSGSFGALHKPYGPQPSFKALLRLTHQDGTVESIVTDPTWSYFGQGPILDSNIMDGESYDAGREAKIQGWSTSTYTTTGWVPSSIAAHSVPRVVADEASAITAVEEVAPISRTVDSNGNVVFDFGKNMVGVPRIAVTGKTGQVVELSYGEMLNDSSPGADGPAGTVYNANFRSAKATDHYRIGPSGTGTFQPKFTVHGFRYLEVSGIDGFDPNSVASEDVKGIVLSSAKTLTMDFDSSNADINTLYHNTINGLRGNFLSIPTDTPARDERMGWLGDIQVFAPAATMTADVRNFLGKFTSVDMAASQMPDGHYPRFTPWHSGWDFTIGKSDPWTDATIIVPHALWQTYGDTAIIDANWAQMTKYAQALRDGERGPILGDWLAPTQTDSQFVFKAYKAHVISLLEQMARAAGHTAQADGYAAWRDQWRAAFLAEYFPDGGATLTGENLDTQAAYAMVLEFGLYPQGKAPEIAAHLAELSRGGEGGASALTTGFLGTPVILPALSANGQVDAAYDLLLSHTYPSWLYSVDQGATTFWERWNSYTKESGFGDVSMNSFNHYAYGAVSKWIYSNVAGIDVDPSGAGFAKSVLRPRMDADGRVTWANATFKSVHGPIVSHWRLNEGGNISYHVEIPANTSSRVFVPTLDTGETLYEGAVPVTQAEGVKVVGTVGDTVELEVASGSYDFTVKKDGAPGLVVDPSRVAQGGNVTISGIDLPAGAPVELIVHSDPVTVGTVTSDASGKLSQAWKVPTDFPAGEHVVLACDSSGNELAKAAMTVVSSGNPGDPGRSGATSAAPGNRSDGPEGQGCGVNGSMSLTGAAIGWTVAVVAALGALGAGAFVLVRRKRK, encoded by the coding sequence ATGCATCATCCCTTCAAGCGCAGGGTTTCCCTGTTGACGGCAGCGGGGACGTTGTCGCTCGTCATGTCGTCGCTCCTCGCCGGGCCGGCCCTTGCCACCGGCTCTGATCTGACCGTGGTCGATCCGAAGGTCAATCATGTGGCGTCCCCGCTGTTGGTGGACGGGTCACCGGTGTTCTCGTGGCAATTGACCTCCGGGGCGCGTGGTGCCACGCAGTCCGCCTACAGGATCCAGGTCGCCGACTCGACGGGCGCCCTCGTGTGGGACTCCGGCAAAGTCTCCTCCAGCCAGAGCGTGGACGTGGCCTACGGCGGTCCGGATCTGGCAGCGACGGCCTCGTATTCGTGGAATGTGAGTGTCTGGGACGCCCAAGGTGCACAGTCCGCACCGGCCAGCGGCGCCTTCCGCACGGGCCTGCGTTCGACCGACGGGACCACCAACTGGCAGAACGCCCAGTGGATCACCGGAAGTGCCATCCAAATGCCGCGCGGCGAGGACCGCTTCGAAGCCCTGACCTTCGACCTACAAGCCACCTTCCAGATCATCTCCGAAGGCGCCGCCATCACCTTTGGCGGCGACGATGATGAATTCACGGCAGCAGCAGTGCGAAAGGTCGACGGGGCATGGCACCTTCAACTGCTGGACGGCAGCTCCCGGGGCATCGCCGTCTTCACCCGCGAACGCAACGTCCCGCGCGGCGAAACCTGGCCCGACGAGAAGAAGTTCGCACCCGTCGACATCGCCCTCGACCCCACATTCGACCCGAAGGTGCCCCACACCCTCAAGGTCTCCGAGGCCGGACCCGACGACTCCGTGTTCCCCGGATCCTCCAAATGGACGATCGCCCTGGACGGCAAGGGCCTCACCACATTCGAATTGGCCGCCAACAGAACCCTGCTCAGGGCAGGGCGGTTGGGACTGGGCCTGGAAGGGCTGTCGGCCTCGTACACGGACCTGTCCCTGGCGATGCCGAACTCGCCCTCGCCCCTCAAACTTGAAGAGACCAGCGCCTTCCTCGCAGCCGGGCCGCACGGCTCGATCTTCCACGAGGTCGAGGGCGCCGAAATCGCCGACGGAAAGATCACCGTGCGCGACCGCCACGTCGAGGAACCCGACACCACGCCCTCGGACGGGATGTTCCGCAAGACTTTCCACACGCCCTCGAAGGTCACCAACGCCACCCTGTACGCCAGCGCCCTGGGAGTCGTCGAATTCGAACTCAACGGCGCAAAGGTGGGCGACACATTCCTGGCGCCGGGAACCACCGACTTCAAGACCACCGGCCTGTACAACGCCTACGACGTCACCGACATGGTGACCCCCGGGGACAACACCCTGGGCGCAATCCTCGGTGACGGCTGGTACTCGGGCTCCTTCGGCGCCCTGCACAAGCCCTACGGCCCCCAACCCTCCTTCAAGGCACTTCTGCGCCTGACCCACCAGGACGGGACGGTCGAGTCCATCGTCACCGACCCCACCTGGTCCTACTTCGGACAGGGGCCGATCCTCGACTCGAACATCATGGACGGTGAAAGCTACGACGCCGGCCGTGAAGCGAAGATCCAAGGCTGGTCCACCAGCACCTACACGACCACCGGATGGGTGCCCTCCTCGATCGCCGCACACTCCGTCCCCCGAGTCGTCGCCGACGAGGCAAGCGCCATCACCGCAGTCGAGGAAGTCGCGCCCATCTCACGCACAGTTGACAGCAACGGCAATGTCGTCTTCGACTTCGGCAAGAACATGGTCGGCGTCCCGCGGATCGCCGTCACCGGCAAAACCGGACAGGTGGTCGAATTGTCCTACGGGGAGATGCTCAACGACTCCTCGCCGGGGGCGGACGGCCCCGCAGGAACCGTGTACAACGCGAACTTCCGCAGCGCCAAGGCCACCGACCACTACCGGATCGGCCCCAGCGGCACGGGAACCTTCCAGCCGAAATTCACCGTGCACGGATTCCGGTACCTGGAGGTCTCCGGCATCGACGGATTCGACCCGAACAGCGTGGCCTCCGAAGATGTCAAGGGCATCGTGCTGAGCTCCGCGAAGACCCTGACCATGGACTTCGACTCGTCGAACGCAGACATCAACACGCTGTACCACAACACCATCAACGGACTGCGCGGCAACTTCCTGTCGATCCCCACCGACACTCCCGCCCGGGACGAGCGCATGGGCTGGCTGGGAGACATCCAGGTCTTCGCGCCGGCAGCGACCATGACCGCCGATGTGCGCAACTTCCTGGGCAAGTTCACGTCCGTCGACATGGCCGCCAGTCAAATGCCCGACGGCCACTACCCGCGTTTCACCCCGTGGCACTCAGGGTGGGACTTCACCATCGGCAAGTCGGACCCGTGGACCGACGCGACAATCATCGTTCCTCACGCCCTGTGGCAGACCTACGGGGACACGGCGATCATCGACGCCAACTGGGCCCAGATGACGAAGTACGCGCAGGCCCTGCGCGACGGTGAACGCGGCCCGATCCTGGGCGACTGGCTGGCGCCCACCCAGACCGACTCCCAATTCGTGTTCAAGGCGTACAAAGCACATGTCATCTCGCTGCTGGAGCAGATGGCTCGCGCCGCCGGCCACACGGCACAGGCCGACGGCTACGCGGCCTGGCGCGACCAATGGCGGGCCGCCTTCCTCGCCGAGTACTTCCCGGACGGTGGGGCCACTCTGACCGGCGAGAACCTGGACACGCAGGCCGCCTACGCGATGGTTCTCGAGTTCGGCCTGTACCCGCAGGGCAAAGCCCCGGAGATCGCCGCGCACCTTGCAGAACTCTCGCGTGGAGGCGAGGGCGGGGCTTCGGCCCTGACCACAGGATTCCTGGGAACACCGGTCATCCTGCCCGCCCTGTCCGCCAACGGCCAGGTCGACGCAGCCTACGACCTGCTGCTTTCGCACACCTACCCGTCGTGGCTGTACTCGGTGGACCAGGGGGCCACGACCTTCTGGGAGCGCTGGAATTCCTACACGAAAGAGTCCGGTTTCGGCGATGTCTCGATGAACTCTTTCAACCACTACGCCTACGGCGCAGTGTCGAAGTGGATCTACTCGAATGTGGCGGGCATTGACGTGGACCCCTCAGGCGCTGGGTTCGCCAAGTCCGTGCTTCGTCCGCGCATGGATGCCGATGGCCGGGTCACCTGGGCCAACGCGACCTTCAAGTCCGTCCACGGGCCGATCGTGTCCCATTGGCGACTGAACGAGGGCGGGAACATCTCCTACCACGTGGAAATTCCGGCCAACACTTCGTCCCGGGTCTTCGTGCCGACCCTGGATACCGGTGAAACCCTGTACGAGGGCGCCGTCCCCGTCACCCAGGCCGAGGGCGTGAAGGTCGTGGGCACCGTGGGTGACACGGTGGAGCTGGAGGTCGCCTCGGGCTCCTACGACTTCACGGTCAAGAAGGACGGTGCTCCGGGCCTGGTGGTGGATCCGTCGCGGGTCGCCCAGGGCGGAAATGTGACGATCAGCGGCATCGACCTGCCTGCAGGGGCTCCGGTGGAGTTGATCGTCCATTCGGACCCGGTGACTGTGGGGACAGTGACCTCGGACGCCTCGGGAAAGCTGTCGCAGGCGTGGAAGGTTCCGACCGACTTCCCCGCGGGGGAGCATGTGGTGCTGGCCTGCGATTCCTCGGGCAATGAGCTGGCCAAGGCCGCGATGACGGTGGTGTCCAGCGGCAATCCCGGTGATCCGGGTCGGTCCGGAGCCACATCTGCTGCTCCAGGCAACAGGTCCGACGGCCCAGAAGGCCAAGGGTGCGGCGTCAATGGCTCGATGTCCCTCACCGGCGCAGCCATCGGCTGGACCGTGGCAGTGGTCGCGGCTCTGGGCGCCCTGGGCGCCGGCGCCTTCGTCCTGGTACGGCGAAAGCGGAAGTGA